TGCTGGCGACGCTGATCGTCAACAAGGCTCGCGGGCTCCTCAACTCGATCGCGATCAAGGCGCCGGCCTACGGCGACCGCCGGAAGGCGATCTTGGAGGACATCGGGATCCTTGCCAACGCCACGGTGGTGGCGCGCGACCTGGGCGAGGACCTCAAGGACACGCCGCTGTCGGTGCTTGGCAAGGCTCGCCGCGTCATGGTGACCAAGGACGAGACGACCATCGTCGAAGGCGCCGGCTCGACGCGCGACATCAACGCCCGCATCGAGCAGATTCGAGCGGAGATGGACAACACGGATTCGGCCTACGACCGCGAGAAGCTCCAGGAGCGCGCGGCCAAGCTGGCCGGCGGCGTGGCGGTGCTGCGGGTGGGCGCCCCGACCGAGGTGGAGCTCAAGGAGAAGAAGCACCGCGTGGAAGACGCCCTGTCCGCGACCCAAGCCGCGGTGGACGAGGGCATCGTGCCCGGCGCGGGCACGGCATACGTCCGCGCAATGGCGGCGGTGGACCAAGTCCACAAGGAGCTTTCCGGCGACGAGGCGATTGGCGCTCGGATCGTGCGCGACGCGCTTCCGATTCCCTTGCGACAAATTGCGGTGAATGCCGGCGAGACGGGCGATGTGATCGTCCAGCGCGTCGCCGACGCCGAAGGCCCGATGGGCTACAACGGGGCGGATGGTCAGATCGCCGACCTCACCGAGGTTGGCGTGGTCGATCCGACGAAGGTGGTTCGGGCCGCGCTGCAGAACGCCGGCAGCGTGGCAATGATGATCCTCTCGACGGAAACGCTGATCGCGGACCTGCCGCCCAAGAAGAAGGCTTCGCCGATTCCGCCCGCGGGCGACCTCGGCATGATGTAGCCGAAGGGCTGGCGACACGACGCCCGGCGCTTGGTGCGCCGGGCGTCGTGCGTTAAGGCAGGGTCGCGGCGGTTGGATTGAGGTCGGGGTTCTTATACGTGTTCGGGCGTTTGCTTCGCGTGCGAAATAGCTAGCAGCGGGGCGAGCTGGGAACCGGAAGGGCGGGTCTGAGGCCCGCCCCTACCCCGGACCTTTGGCTCGGGTCCGGGTTCGTCCGGACTGGATTCCGGCTTTCGCCGGAATGACGGACGGGGTGGCGCAAACGTCACCTTGCCGGAGGAAGGTGTTTGACCCGCATCCCAACATTCCGCCTCGAAGGAGACCTTTGCAAGACCCGGCCAAGCTTGAGGATGACCGGGCGAACCCCATCCGCCCCTAGGTTCAGTACAGGGTGGATTCCCGCCTTCGCGGGAATGACGAAGGACTACGCAACGGACTCCCCGAAGGGGGAAGGCGTTGAGTCGGAACCGTTTTCTAGGCCAGGAAGTCCTTGAGGCGGCGGGCGAGGCGGGGATGGCGGAGCTTGCGGAGGGCTTGCGACTCGATCTGGCGGATGCGCTCGCGCGTCAAGCCGAACTCCTGGCCGACCTGGTCCAGGGTGCGCGGCGTGTCGTCGTCGAGGCCGTATCGCAGCCGCAGAATCTTCTGCTCGCGCGGGTCCAGCATCTCCATCACGTTGTCGAGCTGCTCGGTCAGCAGCTGCCGCGTGGCGGCCTCCATGGGCTCCACCGCGTCGTCGTCGGGGATGAGGTGCCCGATTTCGGTATCGCCGTCCTCGCCGATCGGAGTCTCCAGCGAGATCGGCAAGCGGGCCGCCTGCTTGAGCTCGCCGATCTGGTCCTCCGACATCTCCATCTCGCCGGCAATCTCGTCGTCGGTCGGCTCGCGTCCCAGCCGAAGCTGAAGGTCGCGCTGCACCCGGTAGGACTTGGTGAGCTTTTCGTGCACGTGGACGGGCAGGCGGATGGTGCGGCTCTGCTCGGCGATGGCGCGCGTGACGGCCTGCCGGATCCACCATGTGGCGTAGGTGCTGAACTTGTAGCCGCGGCGCCAGTCAAACTTCTCGGCCGCGCGCATGAGCCCAGCGTTGCCCTCCTGGATGAGGTCCAGCAATGGGATGCCGTGCCCGGTGTACTTCTTGGCCACGCTCACGACGAGGCGGAGATTGGCCGTGATCAGGTGCTCGCGGGCGCTTTCGTCACCGCGTTCGATCCGCTGCGCGAGGTCCACCTCTTCCTTGGCGGTGAGCAGCAGGATGCGGCCAATCTCGTTGAGGTAGCTGCGCACGGTGTCCTGGCTGGCCGATTCGAGCTCGAACTGCTCTTCGCGCTGACTGCGGGCGGTGGTGATGGGCGCCGGCTCTTCGGTGCGCTCCTCGGGCCGCTCGTCCCGCAGCTCGATTTCTTCCTCGGCGAGCCGGTCGCGAAACCACTGCACGATGTCGTCGGGGATCTGCGTGGTGTCCGGCAGCACCCGGTTGATGGCGTCCCGATAGATGAATCCAGGCTCGGCGCCGAGCGCCACCAGCTCGGCCAACCCGTTTTCAAGCGTTTCTTCGTCAAGGACAAGGGCGACTTCAAGCGTCAACGACAGCCCACCTTTGTGTGCATCAGTGTCTCGATCCCCAACCCTGCGCCAATGGTTCCCGTCCGAGGCCGACGCACGGCGCCAACACCCGGCAATTGCGGAAGCTGCATCTGCCGATCCGGAGCAGAGGGGTCAGTTTAGACTCGGGCGTTCGCCCGCGAGGTCCGGTCGAGGCGTGGACGCAGCAACTCCATCTAGCGCAGGGATCCCAATCTCCGGGCAATTGTATACGCCCGCGCACGACCGGCGTAATCGAGATTCGGTAGTGGGCGACTTTCACATCTGAGCGCCGCACGGTGACCCAGCACCCGCGGGCACCCTCGATTTGTCGGTTGACTTGCGGGGATGGATTCCCGCCTTCGCGGGAATGACGGACTCAAAGCAGGTAACTACCCGATATTCAGAAGAATCCCCGCGTCGTTGCACGGCGCGGGAGCGCGCTCCTATGCTTGACGGTCGGCAA
Above is a window of Chloroflexota bacterium DNA encoding:
- a CDS encoding sigma-70 family RNA polymerase sigma factor, with protein sequence MTTARSQREEQFELESASQDTVRSYLNEIGRILLLTAKEEVDLAQRIERGDESAREHLITANLRLVVSVAKKYTGHGIPLLDLIQEGNAGLMRAAEKFDWRRGYKFSTYATWWIRQAVTRAIAEQSRTIRLPVHVHEKLTKSYRVQRDLQLRLGREPTDDEIAGEMEMSEDQIGELKQAARLPISLETPIGEDGDTEIGHLIPDDDAVEPMEAATRQLLTEQLDNVMEMLDPREQKILRLRYGLDDDTPRTLDQVGQEFGLTRERIRQIESQALRKLRHPRLARRLKDFLA
- the groL gene encoding chaperonin GroEL (60 kDa chaperone family; promotes refolding of misfolded polypeptides especially under stressful conditions; forms two stacked rings of heptamers to form a barrel-shaped 14mer; ends can be capped by GroES; misfolded proteins enter the barrel where they are refolded when GroES binds) — translated: MPGNPKELRFSAEARSALLQGVDAVANAVRVTLGPRGRNVALGRNFGAPVVTNDGVTVARDIELGSNFANMGTQLIKEAASKTNDIAGDGTTTATVLAQAMIHGGLRAIAADMNPMILKRGIQKALKAADDAISEQSREVDDPRQMEWVATISSGDPDVGRMIAESLDRAGKNGAVSVEEGRTNALELELVDGMQLDRGYISPYLISNTDRMSAELEDASIFVTDWQLKSAQDMLPVLERMVQGGHRNVLFIAEDVEGDMLATLIVNKARGLLNSIAIKAPAYGDRRKAILEDIGILANATVVARDLGEDLKDTPLSVLGKARRVMVTKDETTIVEGAGSTRDINARIEQIRAEMDNTDSAYDREKLQERAAKLAGGVAVLRVGAPTEVELKEKKHRVEDALSATQAAVDEGIVPGAGTAYVRAMAAVDQVHKELSGDEAIGARIVRDALPIPLRQIAVNAGETGDVIVQRVADAEGPMGYNGADGQIADLTEVGVVDPTKVVRAALQNAGSVAMMILSTETLIADLPPKKKASPIPPAGDLGMM